One Parasphingorhabdus cellanae genomic region harbors:
- the gcvPB gene encoding aminomethyl-transferring glycine dehydrogenase subunit GcvPB: MSMLTEGRPTKQEENIIAPDTGALKTHTGNRALMVDEPLIFETGSPDRSGVDLPAAPTVESRLGGLDRDEPISIPGLSEAETVRHYTRLSRQNYAIDVGLFPLGSCTMKHNPRLNEKMARLKGFSDIHPLQPVDSVQGALETIYQLADWLKTLTGMPAVAMSPKAGAHGELCGILAIRSALEARGDAREVILVPESAHGTNPATAAFAGYKVEDIPANANGRVDLDALKARLGPDVAGVMITNPNTCGLFEPDMKAISDAVHDAGGLVYCDGANFNAIVGRVRPGDLGIDAMHINLHKTFSTPHGGGGPGSGPVVFSEALEPFAPLPFVEKTEDGHFHLVEEETAEDHHESSFGRMVAFHGQMGMFTRALTYMLSHGADGLKQVSEDAVLNANYVLRSMEDLLEAPFAKSGPCMHEALFSDNGFTNGLTTLDLAKGLIDEGYHPMTMYFPLVVHGAMLVEPTETESKAAIDQFIGALRSVAGRAKAGDELLKSAPHFAPRRRLDETQAARKPILVWQEPEEYAEAAE; the protein is encoded by the coding sequence ATGAGCATGTTGACCGAAGGCCGTCCGACCAAACAGGAAGAGAATATCATTGCGCCAGATACAGGTGCACTGAAGACCCATACCGGCAATCGCGCCCTGATGGTTGATGAGCCATTGATTTTCGAAACCGGATCACCCGACCGCAGCGGTGTGGACTTACCAGCAGCGCCAACCGTTGAAAGCCGTCTAGGCGGTCTTGATCGAGACGAGCCGATCAGCATTCCGGGCCTGTCGGAAGCAGAGACCGTGCGGCACTATACGCGGCTTAGCCGCCAGAACTACGCCATTGATGTCGGCCTGTTCCCGCTGGGCAGCTGCACCATGAAGCATAACCCGCGGCTCAATGAGAAAATGGCGCGCCTGAAAGGCTTTTCGGATATCCATCCGTTGCAGCCTGTGGACAGCGTACAGGGCGCGCTGGAAACCATCTATCAGCTTGCGGATTGGCTCAAGACCTTGACCGGCATGCCAGCGGTCGCGATGAGCCCGAAAGCAGGCGCGCATGGGGAACTGTGCGGCATTCTCGCGATCCGTTCGGCGCTGGAAGCGCGCGGTGATGCACGGGAAGTCATCCTGGTGCCCGAAAGTGCCCATGGTACCAATCCTGCTACAGCGGCTTTCGCCGGCTACAAGGTCGAGGATATCCCTGCCAATGCTAACGGCCGAGTTGATCTCGATGCTTTGAAAGCACGCCTCGGTCCTGATGTGGCCGGTGTGATGATCACCAACCCCAATACTTGCGGCCTGTTTGAACCGGATATGAAAGCCATTTCCGATGCGGTGCATGACGCGGGCGGTCTGGTCTATTGTGACGGCGCCAATTTCAACGCGATTGTCGGCCGGGTGCGTCCAGGTGATCTTGGCATTGATGCGATGCATATCAACCTGCACAAGACTTTCTCAACCCCGCATGGTGGCGGTGGTCCGGGTTCCGGCCCGGTGGTCTTCTCCGAGGCACTGGAGCCATTCGCACCTCTGCCTTTTGTTGAGAAAACCGAAGACGGCCATTTCCATCTCGTCGAAGAGGAGACCGCCGAAGACCATCACGAAAGCAGCTTTGGCCGCATGGTCGCTTTCCACGGACAGATGGGCATGTTTACGCGGGCATTGACCTATATGCTCAGCCATGGTGCCGATGGCCTGAAACAAGTGTCCGAGGACGCGGTGCTCAACGCGAACTATGTCCTGCGCAGCATGGAAGATCTGCTGGAAGCGCCGTTCGCGAAATCGGGGCCGTGCATGCATGAGGCGTTGTTCTCGGACAATGGCTTCACCAACGGCCTGACCACCCTGGATCTCGCCAAAGGCCTGATTGACGAGGGCTATCACCCGATGACCATGTATTTCCCACTGGTTGTCCATGGCGCGATGCTGGTCGAGCCGACCGAAACCGAGAGCAAGGCGGCGATTGACCAGTTTATCGGCGCCCTGCGGTCAGTTGCTGGGCGGGCCAAGGCGGGCGATGAACTGCTCAAATCCGCGCCGCATTTCGCTCCGCGCAGGCGGCTTGACGAGACGCAGGCGGCCCGCAAACCGATTTTGGTCTGGCAAGAACCGGAGGAATATGCTGAAGCAGCCGAGTAA
- a CDS encoding bile acid:sodium symporter family protein, translated as MIQRLTNLFALWTVLGTAWAWFIPEHFLWVVDGRFRPLGQPLISVMLGLIMLGMGLTLSFDDFKRIARIPKCVAAGVVLQFTVMPLAGIAIAMLAGLETGLAVGLILVSCCPGGTASNVVAYLANANLALSVTMTMASTLIAVVATPLLTGWLAGKFVEIDQWNLFINMVSIVLLPVIAGVLLNRYFPKTTAKIAIVSPLASVIVIVLIVGAIIANSKALIQEHFGILMLAVLLLHVFGFGLGYILTRALGFGVGERRTISIEVGMQNSGLGSSLASTPAFAAQFATPMQAALAPVPSAISAVYHVVIGSFLAAIWRRQPIEERFDDK; from the coding sequence ATGATACAGCGCTTAACAAACCTGTTTGCGCTGTGGACGGTCCTCGGCACCGCTTGGGCGTGGTTCATACCGGAGCATTTTCTCTGGGTGGTGGACGGACGTTTCCGACCATTGGGTCAGCCGCTGATCAGCGTTATGCTGGGCCTTATCATGCTTGGCATGGGCCTGACGCTGTCCTTTGATGATTTCAAACGGATCGCCCGTATTCCCAAATGTGTGGCGGCGGGCGTTGTCTTGCAATTCACGGTCATGCCGCTTGCCGGGATTGCCATTGCGATGCTGGCGGGCTTGGAAACCGGACTGGCGGTTGGACTGATCCTTGTATCCTGCTGTCCGGGCGGCACGGCATCGAACGTTGTGGCTTATCTCGCCAACGCCAATCTCGCGCTGTCCGTGACGATGACCATGGCTTCGACACTGATCGCTGTCGTCGCCACGCCGCTACTCACTGGTTGGCTGGCCGGAAAATTTGTCGAGATTGACCAATGGAACCTGTTTATCAACATGGTCTCGATCGTGCTATTGCCGGTGATTGCGGGTGTGCTGCTTAATCGCTATTTTCCCAAAACGACGGCAAAAATCGCAATAGTCTCTCCGCTCGCATCGGTGATCGTAATTGTGTTGATCGTTGGCGCCATCATTGCCAATTCCAAAGCCCTGATACAGGAACATTTTGGTATATTGATGTTGGCCGTGCTGCTGCTTCATGTTTTCGGCTTTGGACTCGGTTATATTCTGACCCGGGCTTTGGGCTTTGGTGTCGGAGAACGACGGACAATCAGTATTGAGGTCGGTATGCAAAATAGCGGTCTGGGTTCCAGTCTCGCATCGACGCCCGCCTTCGCCGCGCAATTTGCAACACCGATGCAGGCGGCTCTCGCGCCGGTTCCCAGCGCGATCTCAGCGGTCTATCATGTCGTCATTGGCAGTTTTCTTGCCGCGATTTGGCGGCGGCAACCCATCGAGGAGCGCTTTGATGACAAATGA
- a CDS encoding DUF938 domain-containing protein, whose product MTNEGDSTPWFRDQAGPEDEKHAPATLRNRDAIVALLRDVLPDSGTVLEIASGTGEHAVYFGEKFPGLTWQPSDPDPDGCRSIAAWTKRSGVGNVLPPLQLDALTPDWDIAQPAAILCINMVHIAPWEASIGLFEKAARLLQPGSAFFLYGPYFRGDAPTAQGNLDFDRSLKSRNLRWGIREVDDMDALATKNGFTRTDLVEMPANNLSLIYRRD is encoded by the coding sequence ATGACAAATGAGGGCGATTCCACCCCATGGTTCCGCGATCAGGCTGGCCCGGAGGATGAAAAGCATGCCCCCGCCACTCTGCGCAACCGCGACGCGATCGTGGCGCTGTTGCGCGATGTTCTGCCCGATAGTGGCACCGTGCTGGAAATTGCCAGCGGCACGGGCGAACATGCGGTCTATTTCGGTGAGAAATTCCCTGGCCTGACATGGCAGCCCAGCGACCCTGATCCAGATGGTTGCCGTTCCATCGCCGCGTGGACGAAGCGGTCAGGGGTGGGCAATGTCCTGCCGCCGCTGCAACTCGATGCGCTCACGCCCGATTGGGATATTGCGCAGCCTGCAGCGATCTTGTGCATCAACATGGTCCATATCGCGCCGTGGGAGGCGTCCATCGGTCTGTTTGAGAAGGCGGCGCGCCTGCTGCAACCGGGCAGCGCTTTCTTTCTCTACGGCCCTTATTTCCGCGGTGATGCGCCCACGGCGCAGGGCAATCTCGACTTTGACCGCAGTCTCAAAAGCCGCAATTTGCGCTGGGGCATTCGGGAAGTTGATGACATGGATGCGCTGGCCACGAAAAACGGGTTTACCCGCACCGACCTCGTTGAAATGCCAGCCAATAACTTGTCGCTAATTTATCGGCGCGACTGA
- a CDS encoding long-chain-fatty-acid--CoA ligase gives MSNETPEIRRCMGSSIAYWAERLPDNIALDDAAGVFTYAELDRIVTDYARAFAGSGFKKGDRICWLGKNSALYFTLFAAASRAGAVIAPIGWRLAAPEVAYVLKDSQAALVICEPEFAETAKQAAAEAGTVKMILVAGEADGLQALDEWLVKTQPGDLPETNPAEGVLQLYTSGTTGNPKGVVLTNDNLFKMRPLVENKPEHAWIDISPDDSTLAVMPCAHIAGSGIGPIAFYNGATMMVIPEFHPDTVLDCVDKGLNQFFLVPTALQMLVNWPRAKDTDFSSVRSVTYGAAPIPLELLRQCIQTMPQALFCQQYGMTETTGTVCILPPEDHDPAGNERMRGIGIPLPGVELRIVNEQHNEVSPGTIGEIATRSGLNMLHYFNNPEKTAETVDSDGWLYTGDAAIMDEDGYFYIKDRVKDMIISGGENVYPAEVENAIFGHPQVNEVAVIGIPDEKWGEAVKAVVSPKPDAGEIDADSVISWARERIAGFKVPKSVDVISELPRNASGKILRRELRAPYWEGKERGVN, from the coding sequence ATGTCAAACGAAACACCAGAAATCCGCCGGTGCATGGGATCTTCCATCGCCTATTGGGCAGAGCGCCTGCCAGATAATATCGCGCTGGACGATGCGGCGGGGGTATTCACCTATGCGGAGCTTGACCGGATTGTCACCGATTATGCGCGGGCCTTCGCCGGGTCTGGCTTCAAAAAGGGCGACCGCATCTGCTGGCTTGGCAAGAACAGCGCGCTCTATTTCACTTTATTTGCTGCCGCTAGCCGGGCAGGTGCCGTCATCGCACCAATTGGATGGCGATTAGCCGCACCGGAAGTCGCCTATGTCCTGAAGGACTCTCAGGCAGCGCTGGTGATTTGCGAGCCGGAATTTGCCGAAACCGCGAAGCAGGCGGCGGCCGAAGCGGGAACGGTCAAGATGATATTGGTTGCGGGGGAAGCAGACGGCCTGCAAGCACTTGATGAGTGGTTGGTCAAGACTCAGCCCGGCGACTTGCCCGAAACCAATCCGGCAGAGGGCGTGTTGCAACTCTACACATCCGGCACCACCGGCAATCCAAAGGGCGTGGTGCTGACCAATGACAATCTGTTCAAAATGCGCCCGCTGGTGGAGAATAAGCCGGAACATGCGTGGATTGATATCAGTCCGGACGACAGCACGCTGGCGGTGATGCCTTGCGCGCATATCGCGGGCTCCGGCATTGGCCCGATTGCCTTTTACAATGGCGCCACCATGATGGTCATTCCGGAATTTCATCCCGACACGGTGCTCGATTGCGTGGACAAGGGGCTGAACCAGTTTTTCCTTGTGCCGACCGCGCTGCAAATGCTGGTCAACTGGCCGCGCGCCAAGGACACGGATTTTTCAAGCGTGCGGTCCGTGACCTATGGCGCCGCGCCGATCCCGCTGGAACTGCTGCGTCAGTGTATTCAGACCATGCCGCAAGCCTTATTCTGTCAGCAATATGGCATGACCGAAACGACCGGCACTGTGTGCATCCTGCCGCCTGAAGATCATGATCCGGCCGGGAACGAGCGCATGCGCGGCATTGGTATCCCGCTGCCCGGCGTGGAGCTGCGCATTGTGAACGAGCAGCACAATGAAGTGTCGCCGGGTACCATCGGAGAAATCGCCACGCGTTCCGGTCTTAACATGCTGCATTATTTCAATAATCCGGAAAAGACCGCTGAGACCGTGGACAGCGACGGCTGGCTCTATACCGGCGATGCGGCGATTATGGACGAGGATGGCTATTTCTACATCAAGGACCGGGTGAAGGACATGATCATCTCCGGCGGCGAAAATGTCTATCCGGCGGAAGTGGAAAACGCGATTTTCGGCCACCCGCAAGTCAATGAAGTCGCGGTTATCGGCATCCCCGATGAGAAATGGGGCGAAGCGGTAAAGGCGGTTGTTTCTCCCAAGCCCGATGCGGGCGAAATTGATGCGGACAGCGTGATTTCATGGGCCCGCGAGCGGATTGCCGGGTTCAAAGTGCCGAAATCGGTGGATGTGATCTCGGAATTGCCGCGCAATGCGAGCGGCAAGATTTTGCGCCGCGAGTTGCGCGCGCCTTACTGGGAGGGCAAAGAACGCGGGGTGAATTAG
- a CDS encoding metal-sensitive transcriptional regulator has translation MSKGENSAKLNRLNRIEGQVRGIAKMVEDDRYCIDILTQMQAVKSALSKVESQILKDHAACCVAEAISSGDEDEQKEKFAELVDLFEKMKR, from the coding sequence ATGAGCAAGGGTGAGAATAGCGCGAAGTTAAACCGGCTAAACCGTATAGAAGGACAGGTGCGCGGTATCGCCAAAATGGTTGAAGATGACCGCTATTGCATCGACATCCTGACCCAAATGCAGGCGGTTAAATCAGCCTTGTCAAAAGTGGAGAGCCAAATATTAAAAGACCATGCCGCCTGCTGTGTGGCCGAAGCGATATCCTCGGGCGATGAGGATGAGCAAAAGGAAAAATTTGCCGAGCTGGTCGATCTTTTCGAGAAAATGAAGCGTTGA
- a CDS encoding MauE/DoxX family redox-associated membrane protein has product METKHAKLYRMVMSDHICPYGLKSKDLLEREGYSVADHHLTTRADTDAFKAKHGVETTPQTFIDGERIGGHDDVREYFGKTVPDADATSYQPVIALFAMTFLMALAAAFVAEGSWISIRTFEWFIAFSMCGLAYLKLRDVESFSTMFLNYDLLARRWVRYGYIYPFAEGLAGLLMIAGVLMWLAVPIALFIGTVGAFSVFKAVYVDKRELKCACVGGDSNVPLGFVSLTENLMMITMALWMGLKLLNG; this is encoded by the coding sequence ATGGAAACCAAGCACGCAAAGCTATACCGGATGGTCATGTCAGACCATATCTGTCCCTATGGGCTCAAATCGAAAGACCTGCTGGAACGAGAGGGATATTCGGTTGCCGATCATCATCTCACCACACGCGCGGACACCGATGCTTTCAAAGCGAAACATGGGGTAGAGACGACGCCCCAGACATTTATCGATGGCGAGCGCATAGGTGGTCATGATGATGTGAGAGAATATTTCGGCAAAACTGTACCGGATGCAGATGCGACCAGCTATCAGCCAGTCATCGCGTTATTTGCCATGACGTTTCTCATGGCGCTGGCAGCGGCTTTTGTCGCAGAAGGATCGTGGATTTCCATCCGGACCTTTGAATGGTTTATCGCATTTTCCATGTGTGGACTCGCCTATCTCAAGCTGCGCGATGTGGAGAGCTTTTCGACCATGTTCCTCAACTATGACCTGCTGGCCCGGCGGTGGGTGCGCTATGGCTATATCTATCCGTTCGCGGAGGGCTTGGCCGGGCTATTGATGATTGCTGGCGTGCTGATGTGGCTGGCCGTTCCGATAGCGCTCTTCATTGGAACCGTCGGTGCTTTTTCGGTCTTCAAAGCTGTCTATGTCGACAAGCGTGAGCTCAAATGCGCCTGTGTCGGCGGCGATAGCAATGTACCGCTCGGTTTTGTGTCTTTGACCGAAAATCTGATGATGATCACCATGGCTTTGTGGATGGGCTTAAAGCTGTTAAATGGGTAG
- a CDS encoding copper resistance system multicopper oxidase, with protein sequence MIKSKHPMSRRHVISSLAAVSSALALPMPAWATGKMGGKMRGLTRKGIHELSGSKIDLHIGDGRFATGGRSGHAIAVNGSVPGPLIRLKEGQDVTLSVHNMLAEDSSIHWHGLLLPFQFDGVPGISFPGIKPGARFDVPYLPRQSGTYWWHSHSGLQEQMGHYGPLIIDPAGPDPVQYDREHIILLSEFTPMHPHQIMKKLKVSEGYFSQQKTAAFDDYEFSGEERRMWGQMRMMPTDIADVSAPTYTYLINGHGPDDGLELPYKPGERVRLRIINGSAMTFFNIRLPGLPMTVVQADGVNVQPVEVDELQIGVAETYDVIVQPTENGSFALAAESMDRSGMAQASLTSQPGQKAAFPALRDPPLLSMTDMGHGGMVEGGHGGHGGAGMDHSKMDHSKMDHGAAKSQAMDPSNMDHSGHNMGAKDPGPAIGDDAMAGHDMGAMGSMAMRDTSMLPDTVKVGPGIDMVAMGPQDRTGYPGLGLDNVPHRVLNYRMLKSVEMDHDKREPDREMELHLTGNMERYMWSLDGQKFSAVGDDPIRFGYNERVRVKLVNDTMMAHPIHLHGMFFEIVNGQGHYQPKKHTVIVQPGSSATFEVTTDEPGDWAFHCHLLYHMHAGMMQTVSVAFPKDA encoded by the coding sequence ATGATCAAAAGCAAACACCCCATGTCCCGCCGCCATGTGATTAGCAGTCTTGCTGCGGTTTCGAGTGCCTTGGCACTTCCCATGCCAGCTTGGGCAACCGGCAAAATGGGCGGCAAAATGCGAGGCCTGACGCGCAAGGGTATTCATGAGCTGTCAGGGTCCAAGATTGATCTGCATATTGGTGATGGCCGTTTTGCAACGGGCGGGCGATCGGGTCACGCGATTGCCGTCAATGGCTCGGTCCCTGGCCCGCTGATCCGCCTGAAAGAGGGGCAAGACGTCACTCTTTCGGTCCATAACATGCTGGCCGAAGACAGCTCGATCCACTGGCATGGCCTGTTGCTGCCGTTTCAGTTTGATGGCGTTCCCGGGATCAGTTTTCCCGGTATTAAACCCGGCGCGCGATTTGACGTGCCATACTTACCGCGCCAATCCGGCACTTACTGGTGGCACAGCCATAGCGGCTTGCAGGAACAGATGGGACATTATGGGCCGTTGATCATCGATCCGGCTGGTCCTGATCCGGTGCAATATGACCGCGAGCACATCATTTTGCTGAGTGAATTTACACCAATGCACCCGCATCAGATCATGAAAAAGTTGAAAGTCTCCGAAGGCTATTTCAGCCAGCAGAAGACGGCGGCTTTTGATGATTATGAGTTTAGCGGCGAAGAACGGCGCATGTGGGGGCAGATGCGGATGATGCCAACCGATATCGCGGATGTCTCTGCCCCGACCTACACCTATCTGATAAATGGTCACGGACCCGATGATGGACTGGAGCTGCCTTATAAACCGGGCGAGCGGGTGCGGCTCCGGATTATCAACGGCAGCGCGATGACGTTTTTCAACATTCGGCTGCCCGGTCTGCCGATGACGGTGGTCCAAGCGGATGGAGTCAACGTTCAACCGGTTGAAGTCGACGAGCTGCAAATCGGTGTAGCAGAAACCTATGATGTGATCGTTCAGCCTACCGAGAATGGCAGTTTCGCCCTAGCTGCGGAATCGATGGATCGCAGCGGGATGGCACAAGCTTCCCTGACTTCACAGCCCGGCCAAAAGGCCGCGTTTCCGGCTCTGCGCGATCCGCCCTTGTTGAGCATGACTGATATGGGCCACGGCGGCATGGTTGAAGGCGGCCATGGCGGTCATGGCGGCGCCGGAATGGATCACAGTAAGATGGATCACAGTAAAATGGATCACGGTGCTGCCAAGTCTCAGGCGATGGACCCCTCGAACATGGATCATAGCGGGCACAATATGGGCGCTAAGGACCCAGGCCCTGCGATTGGCGATGATGCAATGGCCGGGCACGACATGGGCGCGATGGGTAGCATGGCGATGCGTGATACCAGCATGCTTCCCGATACGGTCAAAGTCGGCCCGGGTATCGACATGGTAGCAATGGGCCCTCAAGATCGTACCGGCTATCCGGGGCTAGGCCTCGATAATGTCCCCCACCGCGTGCTCAACTATCGGATGCTCAAATCGGTGGAGATGGATCATGATAAACGTGAACCTGATCGCGAGATGGAATTGCATCTGACCGGCAATATGGAACGGTATATGTGGTCGCTCGATGGCCAGAAATTCAGCGCTGTCGGCGATGATCCGATCCGCTTTGGCTATAATGAACGGGTGCGGGTGAAACTGGTCAACGATACGATGATGGCACACCCCATCCATCTGCACGGCATGTTCTTTGAAATCGTCAATGGCCAAGGTCATTACCAACCGAAGAAACACACCGTCATTGTTCAGCC